CACGAGATCGGGAGCAGTCTCCCGTATTAGGGAAACTGCTTCCTGATATGCTGGTGTGTGGCGAAGATGCTCCGCATCATTTGCAATACCCAGGTAAGGTGTGTACACACCGTGAAGCATCGGCAGAGTGCATATTTTGACCTGAATGCCGAATCTTCGCGCTAGCCCCGCAAGCTTCCCATCCTGGGGAACAATGAGCACACATTCAAAGATCGTACCGATCTCTCTCATAAAATGAAGCAGCAGCTTCTCTGCACCTGTAATGCTGCGAGTATTGCATACATGGGAAAATAACATCATCTTAGGTTTCGTTGCCATGGCCGCACGGACCCTGTATGCGGATATCCGATACAGGGTACTGTGCACACCTCCTCCCGGCCAGGATTAAGGAAATATGATGGTTAACATTTCATTAATTCTTTTGCCATACGTGTGGTCTTTCAGGGTACGTTCGAGTCCACGAAGGGCAATCTCACGGCGTTCCTTCTCATGCGTAAGATAATATTCCACCTTGTCGAGTAACTCCTGCGGCGAGGAATAGGTCTCAATCTCCACACCTGGTTTGTAGAAACGCGCGATGTCATCCCGTGCGTCGGTCAACTGCAGCGTTGTGGAAGCAGCAATTTCAAACGTTCTCGGGTTCGGTGAGGCTGGCGGGATTTTGAGGTGATTATTATTGACGGAATCATCTTCGTGAGATCGATGCAGGTTAATGACGATTTTGGTGCCATTGTACACATCATTGGTCTCCTGCGGACTCATCCAGCGGCCGAGTTCAATCTTCTCGCCATAGGCAGTATAGTCAGGCAGACGGTCCCACCAGATTCCGTTAAATACTGTATTGTGTGACATCAACTGAGGCATGATCGGATTGAAGAAGTATACCCGGTTCCAGTAGGCCGAACCGATAAAACTGATTTCCCGTTTTAATGGAGAAGGGGTTGTAATCGGAAAATAATGATTGGTGAATGCGGCAAAAGGGAGGTAGTGAACCGACGCACAGCCGATTTGTCTATATAGATCGATGCAGTTCAGTTCCAACGTGAATACATGGTCAAAATGTTTGACGATATCAAGCGTCATGTCTGTATAGTACGGGTCATCGGTCAGCCAGATTGCCGTCTGAATGCCGGCTTGGCGAATCGCATCGATATGCTCGATGGGTATATCCATTCCATCCAATACAAGCACCAGATCAGGACGCGTCTGCAACGCAATTTCAGAAACCGGTTGACGCGGATCAGTGAGGGTTACCTGAGCTACCATTCCCTGTAGCGTGGCCATGATGGCCTCATCCAACGGAGAGTAAGGGAACCCTTTACCCGAAGATACATACAGCACGTGAATTTGCCGGAAAGGCAACGGTTCCTGTGCACAATTCACAATATAGTTGGCGCGACCGCGCAGATATCCTTCTTCCTTACCTGCGTCATATCCGGCATGTTGCCCATTTTTGCGCGCTTGATCAGCCAGGCTCAGTACAGGTGCATGAACCTTTTTGGTTTTACGGTGTTTGAGAGACATACCGCCACTCCTTTATTTTTTGGGATAGGTTACTCGTTGGTGCTGTACTTCAGATGGGGATTACAGATGTTCCAGCAACTGACCGATGCGGCGAGTGAATGTGTGCTGGTTCATCGTGGTGAGAAGTCCCCGCCATGCCATCGCCTGTCGTTCTTCTTCATGCTTCAGATAATAGTGGATCTTGCGCTGAAGTTCTGCTGCGTTGGTGAAGGTCTCGATGTCATATCCCGGCTTATAATAACGGGGCAAATCCGCACGCGCATCCGTAATCTGCATTGTGCCGCAGGCGCTAATCTCATACGTTCGTGGGTTAATGGAGTGACCTTCAAGATGATGGGTATTGCGATTGTCTTCCCCATTCTCGCAAGTCCGGTGAATGTTAATGACAATCTTGGCGCCATTGTAATAATCTACTGTCTCTCCGGGAGCAATCCATCCTTCGTGGATGAAACGGCCTAGTACATCAAAACGTGCCAGCCGGTTCCACTGGCTACCCGCAATGAATACCTTTTTGTCCGCAAGAAAAGGAGCCAGCTCATCAAACAAGGCAATCCGGTTCCAAAATCCGGTACCGATAAAACAAATGTCGTGCTGATGCTGCGGTGCCGCGCGACGCGGTTGAAACATCCCCGGATTCACCGCAAGTGGCATATAGATAACCCGGTTCGCTCCATGTCCTTGATAGAATGGCACAGCGGCCTCTTCATGCGTGAACACGACATCATAGTGTTGACACAGGGACACTGTATCTTCGGTGAAATACGGATCATCCACAAACCACACGGCTGTTCGAATACCGAGTGCACGTATGCCCTCCACCTGCTCCAGATGATCCGGGGGAAATACATGCAGACCATTCATAACGAGCACAACATCTGGCCGATGCTGACTGGCTTCCTGCAACATCGTTGCTGGCGATCCAACAACGCATTCACGTACAGACTGCTGCAGGGCCAGGGTGACACCTTCATCGATGGCATCGAACCCTTGCGGAATGTACAGCACCTTCATGTCCCGCAGGGTCGGTTCAAACATCTGCACCCGCTCCATCATGGCTTGACAGCCGCCAAATCTGCGGCCTTCTGCATATCCGCCGCGGTAAGCTGTCTCCGCTTCAGTTAGCGGACGGTGTCTTCGTTTTGCCACATTCTTCACCCTGTCTTCCTTCAGGAGATCTCACTTCCAGACTCTCCCCGAGATTGGTCTTCCCTCTAAAGGATATGCCTCGGGGTCAGATGCATCATGGACGGGTGTCCTGCAAGGCGCAAAATTGGCGCTTGCCCTCCACATCCGCCTGTACGGGCATGTCCGCTTTTGCGGCGATGCAAATAGCCCAGAGGGATCTGTCCCCCCGGGCTATCATCATTTGTTAGAAGATGTTCAAATAAGTCCGCGTTTGATTACGAAGGATGCCTATCGGCATCACCAGCATCGAATATAGAATGCAGCCGAAATAAGCGGGAGGCTTACGAAGTATGTTTCCTTTGAAAACATTGTAGTTGCTCACGTAGTCTTCCCTATGCTCCGCACTCTTGGATAGGTATCATTCCATGCAGGAATAACCGTGTCTACTCGGTTACTGTGCTTTGTACGCCAGCTGATGTCCGTCCTCGAATCCCTTGGCGAAACCCGCGTTGAATCCCTCGTTGTACGCCTCGTTGTATCCCTGGCTGTACGCACCGTCCGGATTCGGATCGGTAGGGGTAGCCGGGACGATTGGTTGTACGGGCTTCGGACTCCGGTGCCGCCGTACCGTACGTTTCTTTTTTTTGAGCCACGCACTGCGTCCTTTAAGTGGGCGTTTGTGAAGAACACGTTTGGCTCTGAGCGCACGCAGCTTGCGAATTTTGCGCAGACGGGCGCCACGAGTTACCAAAGCTCTTTTGGTTCTCAGTCGTATTTTCTTCTTCTTTAACATGTCATCATTCCTCCTGTATGTCCCGAACGATACGTATCGCACACCCGGGGTCTTTGAGCCACGGCAAGCCAGGCTCCCCATGCTGGATTCGGGCCAGCCTGATTCCCGTAACCATACGAGACATTTCTCCCTGATAACGACTCAGCAGACGAATGTTCTCGGCCAGACTGCGGGCGGATACTTCCGAATGAGCGGTTACACTGGCTACACTGTCCAGAATGCGTGCCAGCGCCTGCTGACTGTGTGCAATGGATTCAATGAGGGCCAGTTTAGCTTCCTGCTCACGCTGCATCAGACTCATTTTCCCATGTCTCCCAGATCCATGCCGCCAAACATGCCACCGTCCATACCGCCGCCATCTTCGCTATCGTTCTGTACCATCACCGCTTTGAGATTGTTGCACAGTCCGGTTTCCATCCGGGTTAATCCTTCCAGCAACTCCACCAGCTGATCATGCATTTTGAGCGGCTCGCCTACCTGATCCCCATGCGTCAGAAAGGTATCTCCATTCAGATGATTCAGCGTCCAGTTCCGTACCTTCTCGGCCTCAATCGCTTTTGCCTCCAGGATCAGGGCAATATTCCACTGCATCTTGGCTGCTGCGTCCAGCATCAGAATGAGGCTCTGTTCTCTACTCATGTTCCATCACCCGCCTTCCGGGCTTATTCTTCCTCTTGAACTGCAATCTCCCGCATGACTTGGGTCAGCGTTTCGGCTACAGCCTCTTCCAGATCTGCAAGGCCACCCAAGTAAGAAATAATGCTTTTGTTGATTTGCCCAGAGCTATCCAGCAGACCCTCAACGCCATCCAACTCCGGTTCGATATCTGGCAAATGATTGATGATTTCAGACATGCGTACAGCGACTTGGCGTTTGGCATCCAGCACACGTGCGATCTGCTGGTGAGAGTGTGCAATATGTGTGATGATTTCATCGATTTTGCTCTGCATGGTCCTCCTCCTTACCGTCACGGCCTGCTTCACCCATAGAAAAACCCGGCCTATCAGCATTTGCCTGTTACAGCATATGCCGGGCCGGGATCGTCAGTTACTACAGCTTGCGCCTATATCGTCAGATGACATAACTCCAGTCAGAAGAATACCGACTGAGGAATTGACGAGTACGTTCCTGCTTGGGACGCACAAATACCTCTTCCGGGGTTCCTTCCTCTACAACGGAACCTCCATCCATGAAAACAACCCGATTGGCCACCTCACGGGCAAACCCCATTTCATGGGTAACTACAATCATGGTAATCCCCTCTTGAGCAATGGAGCGGATGACAGACAACACCTCACCCACAAGCTCGGGGTCCAGCGCCGAGGTCGGTTCATCAAACAAAATCACTTCGGGATTCAGTGCCAGTGCTCTGGCGATGCCCACCCGTTGCTGTTGCCCACCAGACAACATACTCGGGTATTCATTGATTTTGGCAGACAGTCCGACTTGTTCAAGTACACGCAAGGCACGAGTACGGGCATCGGATTTGGACATTTTCTGGGCAATGATCAACCCTTCCGTGACGTTATCCAGCACAGTCTTATGTTTGAACAGGTTATAATGCTGAAACACCATCGCCGTTTTTCGTCTCAACTGCACAATGTCATGTTTGCGTGCATGCTTGCAATCTACGGTCAATCCACTGATCTGAACCTCACCCTCATCGGCACGTTCCAGAAAATTGACGCAGCGCAGCAGCGTTGTTTTGCCTGATCCGCTCGGTCCAAGGATCGCAACGACATCGCCCTGTTCAACGGTCAGATCAATCCCCTTCAATACTTCCTGCTTGCCAAATGTTTTGTGTATGTTCGTTAATGTAATCATGACACGCCTCCTTTGCTGTACACGGCAACTCGACGCTCAAGCAAAGCGGTGATCCGCTCGGCAATGATGGTCAGCCCCCAGTAGATAAACGCGGCGGCGATAAAGGCCTCCAGAAATTTCAGACTGACGGATGCCACCACATCCGCTTTACCGAGGATGTCCATCTGAGATACGGTAAAAGCGAGTGTTGATCCATGCAGGAACCCGACAAACATGCTGCACAGATTAGGCAAGACCGCCCCGATCGCTTGAGGGATGATGATGCGCCTCAAAGCCTGGAATGTGCTCATACCCACAGCGTGAGCGGCTTCCATCTGGCCGATATCTACAGCTAGAATGCCAGAACGGATAATCTCGGACATATAGGCACCCGCGGTGAGCGAGAAGGCAATCAGTACAAATACGAGAATTGGGATCGATGAGGATTGGAAAGCCCAACCGTAACGTTCCGCCAGCTTATCAATGATCATCGGAATACCATAATAGATGAGGAATAGATGCATCAGCATCGGTGTTCCACGCAGGAAAGAAACGTAGAAGTCAGCAATACGGTGAATCCACCGCACACGATATATACGGATCAGAGCCGTAGCGAGACCGATTCCGAAGCCTGCAATCAACGGCACAATCGTAATGACGAGTGTCAGTGGCAATGCCTTCAGAATTTGAAAAAAAGATGTATAGATAAACTGGAGATCAATCGACATATGCTCACCCCGCTATTCGTTTCAGGCGTTCGGCGCGAACGACTGGCTTGTGTACAACCCTCTTGCGTTCATGACGCTGGAGTCTGCGTTCTGCAACGGCAAATCCTTTTTCGAGTACAATGACAATGACATAATAGACCACAGA
The window above is part of the Paenibacillus sp. 1781tsa1 genome. Proteins encoded here:
- a CDS encoding glycosyltransferase, whose protein sequence is MSLKHRKTKKVHAPVLSLADQARKNGQHAGYDAGKEEGYLRGRANYIVNCAQEPLPFRQIHVLYVSSGKGFPYSPLDEAIMATLQGMVAQVTLTDPRQPVSEIALQTRPDLVLVLDGMDIPIEHIDAIRQAGIQTAIWLTDDPYYTDMTLDIVKHFDHVFTLELNCIDLYRQIGCASVHYLPFAAFTNHYFPITTPSPLKREISFIGSAYWNRVYFFNPIMPQLMSHNTVFNGIWWDRLPDYTAYGEKIELGRWMSPQETNDVYNGTKIVINLHRSHEDDSVNNNHLKIPPASPNPRTFEIAASTTLQLTDARDDIARFYKPGVEIETYSSPQELLDKVEYYLTHEKERREIALRGLERTLKDHTYGKRINEMLTIIFP
- a CDS encoding glycosyltransferase, producing MKNVAKRRHRPLTEAETAYRGGYAEGRRFGGCQAMMERVQMFEPTLRDMKVLYIPQGFDAIDEGVTLALQQSVRECVVGSPATMLQEASQHRPDVVLVMNGLHVFPPDHLEQVEGIRALGIRTAVWFVDDPYFTEDTVSLCQHYDVVFTHEEAAVPFYQGHGANRVIYMPLAVNPGMFQPRRAAPQHQHDICFIGTGFWNRIALFDELAPFLADKKVFIAGSQWNRLARFDVLGRFIHEGWIAPGETVDYYNGAKIVINIHRTCENGEDNRNTHHLEGHSINPRTYEISACGTMQITDARADLPRYYKPGYDIETFTNAAELQRKIHYYLKHEEERQAMAWRGLLTTMNQHTFTRRIGQLLEHL
- a CDS encoding nucleoside-diphosphate sugar epimerase, with product MQSKIDEIITHIAHSHQQIARVLDAKRQVAVRMSEIINHLPDIEPELDGVEGLLDSSGQINKSIISYLGGLADLEEAVAETLTQVMREIAVQEEE
- a CDS encoding amino acid ABC transporter ATP-binding protein, which translates into the protein MITLTNIHKTFGKQEVLKGIDLTVEQGDVVAILGPSGSGKTTLLRCVNFLERADEGEVQISGLTVDCKHARKHDIVQLRRKTAMVFQHYNLFKHKTVLDNVTEGLIIAQKMSKSDARTRALRVLEQVGLSAKINEYPSMLSGGQQQRVGIARALALNPEVILFDEPTSALDPELVGEVLSVIRSIAQEGITMIVVTHEMGFAREVANRVVFMDGGSVVEEGTPEEVFVRPKQERTRQFLSRYSSDWSYVI
- a CDS encoding amino acid ABC transporter permease, translated to MSIDLQFIYTSFFQILKALPLTLVITIVPLIAGFGIGLATALIRIYRVRWIHRIADFYVSFLRGTPMLMHLFLIYYGIPMIIDKLAERYGWAFQSSSIPILVFVLIAFSLTAGAYMSEIIRSGILAVDIGQMEAAHAVGMSTFQALRRIIIPQAIGAVLPNLCSMFVGFLHGSTLAFTVSQMDILGKADVVASVSLKFLEAFIAAAFIYWGLTIIAERITALLERRVAVYSKGGVS